One genomic segment of Sminthopsis crassicaudata isolate SCR6 chromosome 4, ASM4859323v1, whole genome shotgun sequence includes these proteins:
- the LOC141539121 gene encoding mediator of RNA polymerase II transcription subunit 24-like, whose protein sequence is MVNAKAGQLGIMKEDFTEDVNCAFEFLLKLTPLLDRADQRCNCDCINLLLQECSKQGLLSEMNKDSLTEKRLNEFTKHINGENSKAASVRALLFDISFLMLCYVAQTYGSEVILSESSNVGEVPFFETWMQMCMPEEGKILNPDHPCFRPDSTKVESLVALLNNTSETKLVQILKWHEACLSISAAILEILNAWENGVLAFESIQKITDNIKGKVCSLVVCAVAWLVAHIRMLGLDEREKSLQMIRQLVGPLSSENTLQFYNERSVIFPFPSQPFLALLHTVPPITVMPPGLEKPTICVKG, encoded by the exons ATGGTGAATGCTAAAGCTGGGCAGCTGGGAATTATGAAGGAG GACTTCACTGAGGATGTCAATTGTGCCTTTGAGTTCCTGCTGAAGCTCACACCCTTGCTAGACAGGGCTGATCAGCGGTGCAA CTGTGACTGTATCAACCTGCTGCTTCAGGAGTGTAGTAAACAAGGCCTGCTCTCTGAAATGAACAAAGACAGCCTGACAGAGAAGCG CTTGAATGAATTCACAAAGCATATCAATGGTGAAAACT CCAAAGCAGCCTCGGTGCGTGCGCTTCTCTTTGACATCTCCTTCCTCATGCTGTGCTATGTGGCCCAGACCTATGGATCTGAG GTCATTCTGTCAGAGTCAAGCAATGTGGGTGAAGTGCCCTTCTTTGAGACCTGGATGCAGATGTGTATGCCCGAGGAGGGCAAGATCCTGAATCCTGACCACCCCTGCTTCCGACCTGACTCCACCAAGGTGGAATCCCTGGTTGCCTTGCTCAACAACACCTCTGAAACGAAGCTAGT GCAGATTTTGAAGTGGCACGAGGCCTGTCTCAGCATCTCAGCTGCCATCTTGGAGATTCTGAATGCCTGGGAGAATGGAGTCCTGGCTTTTGAGTCCATCCAG AAAATCACAGACAACATCAAGGGCAAGGTGTGCAGCCTGGTAGTATGTGCTGTTGCTTGGCTTGTGGCCCATATCCGGATGCTTGGCTTGGATGAGCGGGAGAAATCACTGCAGATGATTCGACAACTGGTAGGGCCTCTCTCCAGTGAGAATACCTTGCAGTTCTACAATGAGAGGTCTGtaatcttccctttcccctcccaaccTTTCCTTGCACTTCTGCATACTGTGCCTCCAATCACAGTGATGCCTCCTGGGCTAGAAAAGCCAACCatttgtgtaaagggctag